In Ipomoea triloba cultivar NCNSP0323 chromosome 7, ASM357664v1, a single genomic region encodes these proteins:
- the LOC116026214 gene encoding uncharacterized protein LOC116026214: MKRMEISGGLSPRTSSGAREKPKGMDSNLQNLEWEVSNSGSALDHHFHSLNAVEILRETVWILRYNLMGFLSIAALLICPVSAVALSNVLVDQSMVKILTIRLLLVAKSSGLSLRPFVRQSVQKFSEMVISSAMCFPLYVVFLLLSKAAIVYSVDCTYSRRKFNPSKFFVIITKIWKRVVVTYLWACCLISGCLMLFLVLLVVVCSTFSIMGFPSDLILYPAMVVGMIFSIILANCTIICSVAVVISVLEEVSGPQALLRSSSLIKGQTQVGLLIFLGSTIGNAFVEGLFEHRVKALSYADGSSRAWEGPLLVIMYSFMLLIDSMMSTVFYFSCKSYRMERANEESQPVLEALAIP, from the coding sequence atgaaaagaATGGAGATTTCTGGGGGGTTAAGCCCAAGAACGAGCTCAGGTGCAAGGGAAAAGCCAAAGGGAATGGACTCAAATCTCCAGAATTTGGAATGGGAAGTGAGCAACAGTGGGTCAGCATTGGATCACCATTTTCACTCCTTGAATGCTGTTGAAATTCTGAGAGAAACAGTGTGGATTCTTAGGTACAATTTGATGGGGTTCTTGTCCATTGCTGCCTTGTTGATTTGCCCAGTGTCTGCTGTGGCTTTGTCCAATGTCTTGGTTGATCAATCCATGGTGAAGATCCTCACAATTAGGCTTTTGCTTGTGGCAAAGTCCAGTGGGCTTTCCCTAAGGCCTTTTGTTAGGCAGTCTGTTCAGAAGTTCTCAGAGATGGTGATTTCGAGTGCAATGTGTTTCCCTCTGTATGTCGTGTTCTTGCTGCTGTCGAAAGCCGCAATTGTTTACTCGGTGGATTGTACTTATTCCCGGAGAAAGTTCAATCCTTCGAAGTTTTTCGTGATCATTACCAAGATTTGGAAGCGGGTGGTTGTGACTTATTTGTGGGCGTGCTGTTTGATTTCTGGTTGCCTCATGCTGTTCCTCGTGCTCCTTGTTGTTGTGTGCTCCACTTTTTCGATCATGGGGTTCCCTTCGGACTTGATCTTGTACCCTGCAATGGTAGTTGGGATGATCTTCTCGATAATCTTGGCGAACTGTACTATTATTTGTAGTGTTGCAGTTGTGATTTCGGTGTTGGAGGAAGTCTCGGGGCCTCAGGCGTTGCTTAGGTCGAGCTCCCTCATCAAGGGGCAGACTCAAGTCGGGCTCCTTATATTTCTAGGATCAACAATCGGGAATGCATTCGTGGAGGGCCTGTTCGAGCATAGAGTGAAGGCTCTGAGCTATGCCGATGGGTCTTCAAGGGCATGGGAGGGGCCTCTTTTGGTGATAATGTACTCATTCATGCTGCTAATTGATTCCATGATGAGTACCGTTTTCTACTTCAGCTGTAAATCGTATAGAATGGAACGAGCAAACGAGGAGAGCCAACCCGTTCTTGAAGCCTTGGCCATTCCATAG